The Deltaproteobacteria bacterium genome has a segment encoding these proteins:
- a CDS encoding ArsR family transcriptional regulator has translation MLPMHASATPAVFAHLPVLADLTRSRILLLLEGQELTVAELCAVMQIPQSTVSRHLKSLADGGWVTARAEGTSRIYRGRRDAIDPAGQRLWQLVREQVADTPSALQDGRRLERVLRQRRSKSQQFFTTSAGQWDKLREELFGGSFHLAALLGLLDPNWTIGDLGCGTGQVVEALAPWAKRVIAVDESAAMLQAAKRRVRALANVEVRRGSLEALPIDDASLDAATCVLVLHHVPAPERALAEAARVLRPGGRLLLTDMMPHDRETYRHQMGHVWLGFSDAEIRRYLTEAGFTAPRIHALPPEPSAQGPTLFAVAATRRSTLTRPGERSAARVSPPTTADEGESR, from the coding sequence ATGTTGCCCATGCACGCCAGCGCGACTCCCGCGGTTTTCGCGCACCTGCCGGTGCTCGCCGACCTCACCCGCAGCCGCATCCTGCTCCTGCTCGAAGGCCAGGAGCTGACGGTCGCCGAGCTCTGCGCGGTCATGCAGATTCCCCAGTCGACGGTGAGCCGGCACCTGAAATCACTCGCCGACGGCGGCTGGGTGACGGCGCGCGCGGAGGGCACGAGCCGGATCTACCGGGGCCGCCGCGACGCGATCGACCCCGCCGGGCAGCGCCTCTGGCAGCTCGTGCGCGAGCAGGTCGCCGACACGCCGAGCGCGCTCCAGGACGGCCGCCGGCTCGAACGCGTCCTCCGCCAACGGCGCTCCAAGTCACAGCAGTTCTTCACGACCTCGGCGGGCCAATGGGACAAGCTCCGTGAGGAACTCTTCGGCGGCTCGTTCCATCTGGCGGCGCTGCTGGGCCTGCTCGATCCGAACTGGACGATCGGCGATCTCGGGTGCGGCACCGGCCAGGTCGTCGAAGCGCTCGCTCCGTGGGCGAAGCGGGTCATCGCCGTCGACGAGTCCGCGGCGATGCTCCAGGCCGCCAAGCGACGCGTCCGCGCCCTCGCGAACGTCGAGGTCCGGCGTGGCTCCCTCGAAGCGCTTCCGATCGACGACGCCTCGCTCGACGCCGCCACGTGCGTGCTGGTGCTGCACCACGTTCCGGCGCCCGAGCGCGCGCTCGCCGAGGCGGCGCGCGTGCTGCGCCCGGGAGGCCGGCTGCTCCTCACCGACATGATGCCGCACGATCGCGAGACCTATCGCCACCAGATGGGCCACGTGTGGCTCGGCTTCTCGGACGCCGAGATCCGGCGCTATCTGACCGAGGCCGGGTTCACGGCGCCGCGGATCCACGCGCTGCCACCCGAGCCGAGCGCGCAAGGTCCCACCCTCTTCGCCGTCGCCGCCACGCGGCGTTCCACCCTCACGCGCCCCGGTGAGCGCAGCGCGGCGCGCGTGTCCCCACCAACGACAGCTGACGAAGGAGAATCACGATGA
- the sufT gene encoding putative Fe-S cluster assembly protein SufT, with protein sequence MSYEQITIRRTCEAIQIPHGNTVTIEEGTLAIITQALGDTYTLQVPAMGGLFRVHDRDADALGKEPRRVEAAAEASADGRASEAAVWEALKDVYDPEIPVNIVDLGLVYDLTIADAAAGGSTVDVQMTLTAQGCGMGPSIAMDAQRRIEALSGVVEAHVQVVWDPPWNPNMISPEGKARLGMA encoded by the coding sequence ATGAGCTACGAACAGATCACGATCCGGCGCACGTGCGAGGCCATCCAGATTCCGCACGGCAACACCGTCACCATCGAAGAGGGTACGCTCGCGATCATCACGCAGGCGCTCGGCGACACGTACACGCTGCAGGTGCCGGCGATGGGCGGGCTCTTCCGCGTGCACGACCGCGACGCCGACGCGCTCGGCAAGGAGCCGCGGCGCGTGGAGGCCGCCGCCGAGGCGAGCGCCGACGGCCGGGCCAGCGAGGCGGCCGTGTGGGAGGCGCTCAAGGACGTCTACGATCCCGAGATCCCCGTGAACATCGTCGACCTCGGGCTGGTCTACGACCTCACGATCGCCGATGCTGCGGCGGGCGGCAGCACCGTCGACGTCCAGATGACCCTCACCGCGCAAGGCTGCGGCATGGGGCCGTCGATCGCGATGGACGCGCAGCGGCGAATCGAGGCGCTGTCGGGCGTCGTCGAGGCGCACGTGCAGGTCGTGTGGGATCCGCCGTGGAATCCCAACATGATCTCGCCCGAGGGCAAGGCCCGGCTCGGGATGGCGTGA
- the lexA gene encoding transcriptional repressor LexA, whose product MLTKRQKELVDYLDAYIVRSGYAPTLEEIGQHFGLSSLATIHKHLTNLERKGMIRRKWNRSRALEVVPQQRKTAAVELPLVGRVAAGVPIEPLEQNDVISVPEELVGRGETFVLRVKGTSMVLEGILDGDFIVVQSRTTADNGDMVVALLRGEATVKRFYREKGGMVRLQPANESLSPIIARASDVEIRGVVTAVMRKYQPQRRRSAA is encoded by the coding sequence ATGTTGACCAAGCGGCAGAAGGAGCTGGTGGACTATCTCGACGCGTACATCGTGCGTTCCGGCTACGCGCCGACGCTCGAAGAGATCGGACAGCATTTCGGGCTGAGTTCGCTCGCGACCATCCACAAACACCTCACCAACCTCGAGCGGAAGGGCATGATCCGCCGCAAGTGGAACCGCAGCCGGGCGCTCGAGGTCGTTCCCCAGCAACGCAAGACGGCCGCGGTCGAGCTGCCGCTGGTCGGCCGGGTGGCGGCCGGCGTGCCGATCGAGCCGCTCGAGCAGAACGACGTGATCTCCGTCCCCGAGGAGCTCGTCGGGCGCGGCGAGACCTTCGTGCTCCGCGTGAAAGGCACGTCGATGGTGCTCGAAGGCATCCTCGACGGCGACTTCATCGTCGTCCAGTCGCGCACGACCGCCGACAACGGGGACATGGTGGTGGCGCTGCTCCGCGGCGAGGCCACCGTCAAACGGTTCTATCGGGAGAAGGGCGGGATGGTCCGCCTGCAGCCGGCCAACGAGAGCCTGTCGCCGATCATCGCACGCGCGAGCGACGTCGAGATCCGCGGCGTCGTGACGGCGGTGATGCGCAAGTACCAACCGCAACGGCGGCGCTCGGCGGCCTGA
- a CDS encoding pyrimidine 5'-nucleotidase, whose amino-acid sequence MPFTQLIFDLDNTLYPSSRGVVDRVDVRINRYMVERLGIAPGVAGPLRARYRDAYGTTLSGLMRHHAIDPDDYLTTIHEIAVEELLTADAALAAMLTTLAQPKAVFTNGSAEHAERVLTCLDVRAHFAQIFSLESVAYVPKPERVAFETVLARLGVDGPDCVFVDDRPDNLATARALGMRTVLVGERTAAADLAADGAIASIHDLASLLASF is encoded by the coding sequence GTGCCCTTCACGCAGCTCATCTTCGACCTCGACAACACGCTCTACCCATCGAGCCGCGGCGTCGTGGACCGCGTCGACGTTCGCATCAACCGCTACATGGTGGAGCGGCTCGGCATCGCACCCGGCGTCGCGGGTCCGCTGCGCGCGCGCTATCGCGACGCCTACGGCACCACGCTGAGCGGGCTGATGCGCCACCACGCCATCGATCCCGACGACTATCTGACCACGATCCACGAGATCGCCGTCGAGGAGCTGCTCACCGCCGACGCCGCGCTCGCGGCGATGCTGACGACGCTCGCGCAGCCGAAGGCGGTGTTCACGAACGGCTCCGCGGAACATGCCGAGCGCGTCCTCACGTGTCTCGACGTCCGTGCGCACTTCGCTCAGATCTTCAGTCTCGAAAGCGTCGCCTACGTCCCGAAGCCGGAACGGGTCGCGTTCGAGACCGTGCTCGCGCGCCTCGGAGTCGACGGTCCGGACTGCGTCTTCGTCGACGATCGCCCCGACAACCTCGCCACCGCACGCGCGCTCGGCATGCGCACGGTGCTGGTCGGCGAGCGAACCGCCGCCGCCGATCTTGCCGCCGACGGCGCGATCGCCTCGATCCACGACCTCGCCTCGCTGCTCGCGAGCTTCTGA
- a CDS encoding L-histidine N(alpha)-methyltransferase gives MAPAELRSLAPRGAAADDARREFAADVRRDLQLRPRQLQAKYFYDALGSQLFEAICQLPWYRIPSAERALLAGHAETIGGLLPDLTTIVELGCGSGAKLALLVERMRRARPMLVRLVDVSATALELSARTLGRLSEVSVVGHRAPFGPGLRDAVARRPAQGSMLVLFLGSNIGNFHPTSAIAFLREVRDCLRPGDGFLLGADLVKPEQDLLLAYGDPIGVTAAFNKNLLDRINRELGGDFDLAAFDHVPRWNAELFRMESHLVSRRDQIVRVALADLVVALRAGESIWTESSYKYEPGGLVAMARAAGLVCRGQWIEPSARFALSLFGV, from the coding sequence ATCGCGCCGGCGGAGCTTCGCAGTCTCGCGCCGCGGGGCGCGGCCGCCGACGACGCGCGCCGCGAGTTCGCCGCCGACGTGCGCCGCGACCTGCAACTGCGTCCGCGCCAGTTGCAGGCGAAGTACTTCTACGACGCGCTCGGGTCGCAGCTCTTCGAGGCGATCTGCCAGCTGCCCTGGTATCGCATCCCGAGCGCCGAGCGCGCCCTGCTCGCGGGCCACGCCGAGACCATCGGCGGCCTGCTGCCGGATCTCACCACGATCGTCGAGCTCGGATGCGGGAGCGGGGCAAAGCTCGCGCTCCTCGTCGAGCGCATGCGACGCGCGCGTCCCATGCTCGTACGTCTCGTCGACGTCTCGGCGACCGCGCTCGAGCTCTCGGCGCGCACGCTCGGCCGCCTCTCCGAGGTCTCGGTCGTCGGCCATCGCGCGCCGTTCGGTCCGGGGTTGCGCGACGCGGTGGCGCGTCGACCCGCGCAGGGCTCGATGCTCGTGCTCTTCCTCGGCTCCAACATCGGGAACTTCCATCCGACGAGCGCGATCGCGTTCTTGCGCGAGGTGCGCGACTGTCTGCGTCCCGGCGACGGCTTCCTGCTCGGCGCCGACCTCGTGAAACCGGAGCAGGACCTCCTCCTCGCGTACGGCGATCCCATCGGCGTGACCGCCGCCTTCAACAAGAACCTGCTCGACCGCATCAATCGCGAGCTCGGCGGCGACTTCGATCTCGCCGCGTTCGATCACGTGCCGCGGTGGAACGCGGAGCTCTTCCGCATGGAGTCGCATCTGGTGAGCCGTCGCGATCAGATCGTGCGAGTGGCGCTCGCGGATCTCGTCGTCGCGCTGCGCGCCGGCGAATCGATCTGGACCGAGAGCTCCTACAAGTACGAGCCCGGCGGTCTGGTCGCGATGGCGCGCGCGGCGGGGCTCGTCTGTCGCGGCCAGTGGATCGAGCCTTCCGCGCGCTTCGCGCTCAGCCTCTTCGGCGTATGA
- the mltG gene encoding endolytic transglycosylase MltG, whose product MSVRGRATVALVAAGVLGALLLAARVLTTAPRLPAAGAVVMIREGDGVGEIARRLATAGIVRSALLFRVWARWSGRDRALRPGTYRFAAPTEIPEVLTRLAAGVEPIEITVPEGLTVREVTALVAARGLASRADVGCLAADPEFLLAAGVPGPQLEGYLFPDTYRFAPTAAPGEILETMVRRFHERFDADRHRRAAELGWTVNQVITLASIVEKETGKPDERPLVAAVLANRLRLGMPLQSDPTVIYGLPDFGGDLTRADLARATPYNTYVVRGLPPGPIANPGVAAIDAVLAPARSDALYFVSRNDGSHEFSETLPKHNRAVDRYQRRSR is encoded by the coding sequence GTGAGCGTCCGAGGCCGTGCGACCGTCGCGCTCGTCGCCGCAGGCGTGCTCGGCGCGCTGCTCCTGGCGGCGCGCGTGCTCACGACCGCCCCGCGCCTACCCGCGGCAGGCGCCGTCGTGATGATCCGCGAAGGGGACGGCGTCGGCGAGATCGCCCGCCGCCTCGCGACGGCGGGCATCGTGCGCAGCGCCCTCCTCTTTCGCGTGTGGGCCCGCTGGTCCGGTCGGGACCGCGCCCTCCGACCCGGGACCTATCGTTTCGCGGCGCCGACGGAGATCCCCGAGGTGCTGACGCGGCTCGCCGCCGGCGTCGAGCCGATCGAGATCACGGTGCCCGAGGGGCTGACGGTGCGCGAGGTGACCGCACTCGTCGCGGCGCGCGGGCTCGCGAGCCGCGCGGACGTCGGCTGCCTCGCCGCCGACCCCGAGTTCCTCCTCGCCGCGGGCGTTCCGGGGCCGCAGCTCGAGGGCTATCTCTTCCCTGACACCTATCGCTTCGCGCCGACGGCGGCCCCAGGGGAGATCCTGGAGACGATGGTCCGCCGCTTCCACGAACGCTTCGACGCCGATCGCCATCGTCGAGCCGCGGAGCTCGGCTGGACGGTGAACCAGGTGATCACGCTCGCCTCGATCGTCGAGAAGGAAACCGGCAAGCCCGACGAGCGGCCGCTGGTCGCGGCCGTACTCGCGAACCGCCTCCGCCTCGGCATGCCGCTGCAGAGCGACCCGACGGTGATCTACGGGCTCCCGGACTTCGGCGGCGACCTGACACGCGCCGACCTCGCCCGCGCCACGCCCTACAACACGTACGTGGTGCGCGGGCTCCCGCCCGGGCCGATCGCCAATCCCGGCGTCGCGGCCATCGACGCCGTCCTCGCCCCCGCGCGTTCCGACGCGCTCTACTTCGTGTCGAGGAACGACGGCTCCCACGAGTTCTCCGAGACCCTCCCCAAGCACAACCGGGCCGTCGATCGGTACCAGCGCCGCTCCCGATAG
- a CDS encoding DUF2470 domain-containing protein — MEPRPQHAEPSAAPALPEPPFAERVRTLLHVGRTGALATHSRKRGGFPFASVMPYGLDADGRPTFLISTMAMHTQNLGADPRASLLVTQPGWTEDPLAGARATLVGEARRLENVEAVRGAYLARHPNAEHWVDFDDFAFFAMDVVDVYYVAGFGTMGWVDAAEYGAASPDPLVDVETAIVEHMNTDHTDALVALCRHFAGVEAECATMTSVDRLGFRVRSRSGDRLRGLRINFPTEVRSGEQARTVLVAMLREARAAGAR; from the coding sequence ATGGAGCCCCGCCCGCAACACGCCGAGCCGTCGGCGGCGCCGGCGCTGCCCGAGCCGCCGTTCGCGGAGCGTGTGCGGACGCTGCTCCACGTCGGCCGCACCGGCGCGCTCGCGACGCATTCCCGCAAGCGCGGCGGGTTCCCCTTCGCCTCGGTCATGCCCTACGGCCTCGACGCGGACGGTCGGCCGACCTTCCTGATCAGCACGATGGCGATGCACACCCAGAATCTCGGCGCCGACCCGCGCGCGAGCCTGCTCGTGACGCAACCCGGCTGGACCGAAGATCCCCTCGCGGGCGCGCGCGCCACGCTCGTCGGCGAGGCGCGCCGCCTCGAGAACGTCGAGGCCGTCCGCGGCGCGTACCTCGCCCGCCATCCGAACGCGGAGCACTGGGTCGATTTCGACGACTTCGCGTTCTTCGCGATGGACGTGGTCGACGTCTACTACGTGGCCGGCTTCGGGACGATGGGATGGGTCGACGCCGCCGAGTACGGGGCGGCCTCCCCCGATCCGCTGGTCGACGTCGAAACCGCGATCGTCGAGCACATGAACACCGACCACACCGACGCGCTCGTCGCCTTGTGCCGGCATTTCGCGGGCGTCGAGGCGGAGTGCGCCACCATGACGAGCGTCGACCGCCTGGGCTTCCGTGTCCGGAGCCGCAGCGGCGACCGCTTGCGGGGTCTGCGCATCAACTTTCCGACCGAAGTGCGGTCGGGCGAGCAGGCCCGCACGGTCCTCGTCGCGATGCTCCGCGAGGCGCGCGCCGCCGGCGCGCGCTGA
- a CDS encoding peptidoglycan DD-metalloendopeptidase family protein: MLAALLAIGLLYGAPETLASGELRAEAQGKARGVGTAAATVPGEDGAKVRHLVAEGETFASILGGHGLPAAEVKAWEQAAAAAFELGAMRPAHAIELTFVKDQGRLLGLEYEIDPHSVLSMRLVHGQIQARLKAMPQLAAVRGVSGRVDASLATSASAAGVPVRMISELADLFGWQIDLQQDVQPGDEFRLLYAELTDDDSNASRPGDILAAEITSGGRTLTAIRFENERGEAEYYDLDGRALGRRFLKYPVEYRKITSNYTGARFHPVLRRIRPHRGVDFSAPAGTPIRAVASGIVTFAGRSGRYGNHIEIEHQQPYSTSYSHLQKFAKGLRVGTSVRKGQVIGYVGASGMATGPHLHFMLFENGVYVDPLTVKLPADAQISGARWKRFAALRSDLVARLASLGSAAMPLQSLSFSPVSLLDILRPHASSSLR; encoded by the coding sequence TTGCTGGCAGCGTTGTTGGCGATCGGGTTGCTGTACGGCGCGCCCGAGACGCTGGCCTCCGGTGAGCTGCGCGCCGAGGCCCAGGGGAAGGCGCGGGGTGTCGGGACCGCCGCCGCGACCGTTCCGGGCGAGGACGGCGCGAAGGTGCGGCATCTCGTCGCCGAGGGCGAGACGTTCGCGAGCATCCTCGGCGGGCACGGGCTTCCCGCCGCCGAGGTGAAGGCGTGGGAGCAAGCGGCGGCGGCGGCGTTCGAGCTCGGCGCGATGCGGCCGGCGCACGCGATCGAGCTCACGTTCGTGAAGGACCAGGGGCGGCTGCTCGGCCTCGAGTACGAGATCGACCCGCACTCGGTGCTGAGCATGCGGCTCGTCCACGGACAGATTCAGGCCCGCCTCAAGGCGATGCCGCAGCTGGCGGCGGTCCGCGGGGTCTCCGGGCGCGTCGACGCCAGCCTCGCGACGTCGGCGTCGGCGGCCGGCGTCCCGGTGCGCATGATCTCCGAGCTCGCCGATCTCTTCGGCTGGCAGATCGATCTGCAGCAGGACGTGCAGCCGGGCGACGAGTTCCGGCTCCTGTACGCCGAGCTGACCGACGACGACAGCAATGCCTCCCGCCCCGGCGACATCCTCGCGGCCGAGATCACGAGCGGCGGCCGGACGCTCACCGCGATCCGCTTCGAGAACGAGCGCGGCGAGGCCGAGTACTACGACCTCGACGGCCGCGCGCTCGGCCGGCGCTTTCTCAAGTACCCGGTCGAGTATCGCAAGATCACCTCCAACTATACGGGCGCGCGCTTCCATCCCGTGCTGCGTCGCATCCGCCCCCATCGCGGCGTGGACTTCTCCGCGCCGGCGGGCACGCCGATCCGCGCCGTGGCGAGCGGCATCGTGACGTTCGCCGGCCGCAGCGGGCGGTACGGCAACCACATCGAGATCGAGCACCAGCAGCCGTACTCGACCTCGTATTCGCACCTGCAGAAGTTCGCGAAGGGGCTCCGCGTCGGAACGAGCGTGCGCAAGGGACAGGTGATCGGCTACGTCGGCGCGAGCGGCATGGCGACCGGACCGCACCTGCATTTCATGCTCTTCGAGAACGGCGTCTACGTCGATCCGCTCACCGTGAAGCTCCCGGCCGACGCGCAGATCTCCGGCGCCCGCTGGAAGCGCTTCGCGGCGCTCCGGAGCGACCTCGTCGCGCGCCTCGCGAGCCTCGGGAGCGCCGCGATGCCGCTCCAGTCGCTCTCGTTCTCGCCGGTGTCGCTGCTCGACATCCTGCGGCCGCACGCGAGCTCCTCGCTCCGCTGA
- the egtB gene encoding ergothioneine biosynthesis protein EgtB has translation MPTAAVDLAWCRDWFRRNRERSRAWFGLLRDDAYFARPISLRHPLVFYEGHLPAFNVNTLVKRGLGLPGVAPDLETLFERGIDPGDGEAGPDVASWPTRSEVGAFAAACDRLVEAAFEAEGLCRADDPMLHRGLALFTILEHEAMHHETLLYMFHRLPTSLKVAPRGYRPIAGGEPPAPRTVEIPAGRATLGVSPDDVVFGWDNEFSAHDVDVPAFAIDVHDVTNREFLAFVEGGGYEDPALWTAENWAWREREGLRHPSFWSHREGRWHWRGLFADVPLPPAWPVYVSHAEAEAYARWRGARLCTEAEYHRAAFGAPTGGERAFPWGSGPPGARHGNFGLRHWDPLPVGSHPEGASAWGVHDLVGNGWEWTATVFAPFPGFTPTPSYPRYSADFFDGGHYVMKGASPATASELLRRSWRNWFRPRYPYPYATFRCVRS, from the coding sequence ATGCCGACGGCCGCGGTCGACCTCGCCTGGTGTCGCGACTGGTTTCGTCGCAATCGCGAACGCTCGCGGGCGTGGTTCGGTCTCCTGCGTGACGACGCGTACTTCGCGCGCCCGATCAGCCTCCGGCACCCCCTGGTCTTCTACGAGGGTCATCTCCCGGCGTTCAACGTCAACACGCTCGTGAAGCGCGGGCTCGGGCTCCCGGGAGTCGCTCCCGACCTCGAGACGCTCTTCGAGCGCGGGATCGACCCCGGCGACGGCGAGGCCGGCCCCGACGTGGCCTCCTGGCCGACGCGTTCCGAGGTCGGCGCCTTCGCGGCCGCCTGCGATCGGCTGGTCGAAGCGGCCTTCGAGGCCGAAGGGCTCTGCCGCGCGGACGACCCGATGCTGCATCGCGGCCTCGCGCTCTTCACGATCCTCGAGCACGAGGCGATGCACCACGAGACGCTGCTCTACATGTTCCATCGTCTCCCGACGTCGCTGAAGGTGGCCCCTCGCGGCTACCGGCCGATCGCCGGCGGCGAGCCACCGGCGCCGCGTACCGTCGAGATCCCCGCGGGCCGGGCGACGCTCGGCGTGTCTCCCGACGACGTCGTCTTCGGGTGGGACAACGAGTTCTCCGCGCACGACGTCGACGTTCCCGCGTTCGCGATCGACGTCCACGACGTCACCAACCGCGAGTTCCTCGCGTTCGTGGAGGGCGGTGGCTACGAGGATCCCGCGCTCTGGACGGCGGAGAACTGGGCGTGGCGGGAGCGCGAGGGCCTCCGGCACCCGAGCTTCTGGTCGCATCGCGAGGGGCGGTGGCATTGGCGTGGGCTCTTCGCCGACGTGCCGCTGCCGCCGGCCTGGCCGGTCTACGTGAGCCACGCGGAGGCCGAGGCGTACGCGCGCTGGCGCGGCGCGCGTCTGTGCACGGAGGCCGAGTACCATCGCGCGGCGTTCGGCGCGCCGACGGGAGGCGAGCGGGCGTTTCCCTGGGGCTCCGGGCCGCCGGGCGCGCGTCACGGCAACTTCGGTCTGCGTCATTGGGATCCGCTGCCCGTCGGCTCGCACCCGGAGGGCGCGAGCGCATGGGGCGTCCACGATCTCGTCGGCAACGGGTGGGAGTGGACCGCGACCGTGTTCGCGCCGTTTCCCGGCTTCACGCCGACGCCGTCGTACCCGCGATACTCGGCCGATTTCTTCGATGGAGGGCACTACGTCATGAAGGGCGCATCTCCGGCGACGGCATCCGAGCTCCTCCGGCGCAGCTGGCGCAATTGGTTCCGGCCGCGCTACCCGTATCCCTACGCGACGTTCCGGTGCGTGCGCTCGTGA
- the hemW gene encoding radical SAM family heme chaperone HemW, which translates to MSGRFSLYVHVPYCQAKCPYCDFNSYAATRWPEDAYADALLAELRRRAAEPPFAGAAVATIFFGGGTPSLFRPRTIERLLTGIATTCPVAADAEITLEANPGTVERGRLADFRGAGVRRLSFGIQSFQPDLLTTLGRIHDPDEARAAIDAARAAGFDELNLDLIFAVPGETRAQWEADVAEIVRFAPEHVSAYNLTYEPGTPFHTLRARGALTPLDDEDELWMYQHARRAFAAAGYAQYEISSFARPGHEARHNQSYWRGVDYLGLGAGAHSYARHPAWGRRWSNERIPERYIAAVDRGDPTASAETLTFDTAAAEFVFLGLREMRGIEPAAFAARFGTPLEEIHPEIAGLRADGLLVDHGGRVVLSERGLLLADSIFARLM; encoded by the coding sequence ATGTCCGGCCGCTTCTCGCTCTACGTCCACGTTCCCTACTGCCAGGCGAAGTGTCCGTATTGCGACTTCAACTCGTACGCGGCGACGCGCTGGCCGGAAGACGCGTACGCCGACGCGCTCCTCGCGGAGCTGCGACGCCGCGCCGCCGAGCCCCCCTTCGCCGGCGCCGCCGTCGCGACGATCTTCTTCGGGGGCGGAACGCCGTCGCTCTTCCGGCCCCGCACGATCGAGCGCCTGCTGACCGGCATCGCCACGACGTGCCCGGTCGCCGCCGACGCCGAGATCACGCTCGAAGCCAATCCCGGGACCGTCGAACGCGGACGTCTCGCCGATTTCCGCGGCGCCGGCGTGCGGCGCCTCTCGTTCGGGATCCAGTCGTTCCAACCCGACCTGCTGACCACGCTCGGCCGCATCCACGATCCCGACGAAGCGCGCGCGGCGATCGACGCGGCACGCGCCGCCGGCTTCGACGAGCTGAATCTCGACCTCATCTTCGCGGTTCCCGGCGAGACCCGGGCGCAGTGGGAAGCCGACGTCGCCGAGATCGTCCGTTTCGCGCCCGAGCACGTGTCGGCCTACAACCTCACGTACGAGCCGGGCACGCCCTTCCACACGCTGCGCGCGCGCGGCGCGCTCACCCCGCTCGACGACGAGGACGAGCTCTGGATGTATCAGCACGCGCGCCGCGCCTTCGCGGCGGCCGGCTACGCGCAATACGAGATCTCGAGCTTCGCCCGGCCGGGGCACGAGGCGCGTCACAACCAGAGCTATTGGCGCGGGGTCGACTACCTCGGTCTCGGGGCCGGGGCGCACTCGTACGCGCGCCATCCCGCGTGGGGCCGGCGCTGGTCGAACGAGCGGATCCCGGAGCGTTACATCGCCGCGGTCGACCGCGGTGACCCGACCGCGAGCGCCGAGACCCTGACGTTCGACACCGCCGCCGCGGAGTTCGTGTTCCTCGGGCTGCGCGAGATGCGCGGCATCGAGCCGGCCGCATTCGCGGCGCGGTTCGGGACGCCCCTGGAGGAGATCCACCCGGAGATCGCCGGGCTGCGCGCCGACGGGCTGCTCGTCGACCACGGCGGACGGGTCGTCCTCAGCGAGCGCGGCCTGCTCCTCGCCGACTCGATCTTCGCCCGCCTCATGTGA